Proteins encoded in a region of the Eretmochelys imbricata isolate rEreImb1 chromosome 10, rEreImb1.hap1, whole genome shotgun sequence genome:
- the SLTM gene encoding SAFB-like transcription modulator, translating to MAAAAAVSSPAAAPSAGPAQMESKKITDLRVIDLKSELKRRNLDITGVKTVLISRLKQAIEEEGGDPDNIEITVSADTPIKKPTKGKGKKQETDELSGDTSVEDDSFVKESELEVQDASDQDGNDELKDFEEVGENEEENSHSKELPPSEKKYSDSKQGETREDAEKDFESQENDLQDTEDDTFPTVHNGEEEENEKDKAGSGDGIQEVSKPLPSEESLAEADHTAHEEMEANTSVKEAEDDNISVTIQAEDAITLDFDGDDLLETGKNVKITDSEASKPKDGQDTIAQSLEKESKDYEMTENHKDGKKEDCVKGDPVKKEAREGSKKAESGDKEKDTLKKGPSSTGASGQAKSSAKESKESKTTSKDDKGSASSVSGSSGSSTRNLWVSGLSSNTKAADLKNLFGKYGKVLSAKVVTNARSPGAKCYGIVTMSSSTEVARCIAHLHRTELHGQQISVEKVKGDPSKKELKKEIDEKSGSGRNMGDKKTASTDKTSKTQSAKKEEKKSDKSEKKESKEAKKTEGKDEKNDNGSSGPNQESTKKTEDKKRISGKSPGQMVVLDQTKGDQGHTRTVRRGRFDKPPVLRNKERFIQDKMKFREYRGRKDILPFEKMKEQRMREHMVRLERIRRAVELRRRRELAERERRERERIRIIREREERERLQRERERLEIERQKLERERMERERLERERIRIEQERRKEAERIAREREELRRQQQQLRYEQEKRNSLKRPRDVDHRRDDPYWNENKKMSLDTDARFSHGSDYSRQQNRFNDFDHRERGRYPEGSSVPSSSFERRERFVNQSEGKKTRPTARREEPGFERYPKNFSESRRNEPPQPRNELRDTDRREVRGDRDERRTVIIHDRPEISHGRHPRETGSNPPRQTNWKNEGGISTDKRDARGERPERSGREVSGHVRSAAPGSRSSASGYGSREGERGVMGERGSGGQHYNEDRHVVERHSRETGPRKEWHGPSSQGSGYHDARRMGDGRGGGGMMSPHTSNSSPINRVVQITGNSMQRGSGSGFKPFKGGPPRRF from the exons GTAAAAAACAGGAAACTGATGAACTAAGTGGTGATACTTCAGTGGAAGATGATTCCTTTGTCAAG GAAAGTGAGTTGGAGGTTCAAGACGCAAGCGATCAAGATGGAAATGATGAACTGAAGGACTTTGAAGAAGTTGGTGAAAATGAAGAGGAGAACTCGCATTCTAAAGAACTGCCTCCTTCAGAAAAGAAATATTCTGATTCAAAACAGGGGGAGACAAGAGAAGATGCAGAAAAAGATTTTGAAAGCCAG GAAAATGATCTTCAAGACACAGAAGATGATACATTTCCAACTGTCCAT AATGGTgaagaggaagaaaatgaaaaag ATAAAGCAGGTTCTGGTGATGGTATACAAGAAGTATCTAAACCTCTGCCTTCAGAAGAAAGCCTAGCTGAGGCTGATCATACGGCTCATGAAGAGATGGAAGCTAACACATCTGTGAAAGAAGCTGAGGATGATAACATATCGGTTACAATCCAGGCTGAAGATGCCATCACTCTGGATTTTGATGGTGATGACCTCCTAGAAACAGGTAAAAATGTGAAAATTACAGATTCTGAAGCAAGTAAGCCAAAAGATGGGCAGGATACCATTGCAcagagcctggagaaggaaagcaaGGATTATGAGATGACTGAGAACCATAAAGATGGTAAGAAGGAAGACTGCGTGAAGGGTGATCCTGTCAAgaaggaagccagagaaggttcAAAGAAAGCAGAATCTGGAGACAAAGAAAAGGACACTTTGAAGAAAGGTCCCTCGTCTACTGGGGCCTCTGGTCAAGCAAAGAG CTCTGCTAAGGAATCcaaagaaagcaaaacaacatCAAAGGATGATAAAG GAAGTGCAAGCAGTGTAAGTGGTAGCAGTGGCAGTTCAACTAGAAACCTATGGGTTAGTGGACTCTCTTCCAACACGAAAGCTGCTGACTTGAAAAATCTCTTTGGCAAATATGGAAAG gTCCTTAGTGCAAAGGTGgtcacaaatgcacgaagccctGGAGCAAAGTGTTATGGCATTGTAACCATGTCTTCCAGTACGGAAGTGGCTAGATGTATTGCACATCTCCATCGTACAGAGCTGCATGGACAACAAATTTCTGTTGAGAAA GTAAAAGGTGATCCTTCCAAGAAAGAGCTGAAGAAAGAAATTGATGAGAAATCCGGTTCTGGTAGAAACATGGGGGATAAGAAGACGGCATCAACTGATAAAACTAGCAA AACTCAGTCagccaaaaaagaagaaaagaaatctgacaaatctgagaaaaaagaaagtaaagaAGCTAAGAAAACTGAAGGTAAAGATGAGAAGAATGATAATGGATCAAGTGGCCCTAATCAAGAATCCACTAAAAAAACTGAAGACAAGAAACGAATAA GTGGAAAAAGTCCAGGTCAGATGGTAGTTCTAGACCAAACAAAAGGAGACCAGGGTCACACTAGGACAGTGAGaaggggaaggtttgataaa CCACCGGTGCTAAGGAACAAAGAGCGTTTCATTCAAGATAAAATGAAGTTCAGGGAGTACAGAGGTAGAAAGGATATCTTGCCGTTTGAGAAAATGAAGGAACAAAGAATGCGGGAGCACATGGTTCGATTGGAACGAATACGTCGAGCAGTTGAGCTCCGAAG GCGAAGAGAACTTGCTGAGAGAGAGCGTCGGGAGAGAGAACGCATTCGAATCATACGTGAACGTGAGGAACGTGAGCGCTTGCAGAGGGAAAGAGAACGATTGGAGATTGAAAGACAAAAACTGGAGAGGGAAAGAATGGAACGAGAGCGCTTGGAAAGAGAACGGATTCGTATTGAACAG GAGCGTCGCAAAGAAGCAGAGCGTATTGCTCGTGAAAGGGAGGAGCTTCGtcgacagcagcagcagcttcgtTATGAACAGGAGAAAAGGAACTCTTTGAAACGTCCACGTGATGTAGATCACAG GCGGGATGATCCCTACTGGAATGAGAATAAAAAGATGTCCTTGGATACAGATGCACGCTTTAGTCATGGTTCTGATTACAGTCGCCAGCAGAATAGGTTTAATGACTTTGACCACAGAGAGAGGGGGCGATACCCAGAGGGTTCATCCGTGCCATCATCCTCTTTTGAAAG GCGAGAACGCTTTGTAAATCAAAGTGAAGGAAAAAAGACACGCCCGACGGCGCGAAGAGAGGAGCCTGGGTTTGAGAGGTATCCTAAGAATTTCAGTGAGTCCAGAAGAAATGAACCCCCACAACCAAGAAATGAACTTCGAGATACTGACAGACGAGAAGTGCGAGGAGACAGAGATGAGAGAAGAACAGTGATAATTCATGATAGGCCAGAAATATCACATGGTCGTCATCCAAGAGAAACTGGTTCAAATCCACCTAGACAAACTAATTGGAAGAACGAGGGAGGCATAAGCACAGACAAACGGGATGCCAG AGGAGAGAGACCAGAAAGATCAGGAAGAGAGGTGTCTGGACACGTGAGAAGTGCCGCTCCCGGTAGCCGTAGCAGTGCTTCTGGTTATGGAAGCAGGGAGGGAGAACGGGGAGTCATGGGAGAAAGAGGAAGCGGAGGACAA CATTATAATGAAGATAGACATGTTGTTGAACGCCATAGTCGTGAAACTGGACCAAGAAAAGAATGGCATGGACCTAGTTCTCAAGGAAGTGGGTATCATGATGCAAGGAGAATGGGAGATGGCCGTGGAGGAGGTGGCATGATGTCTCCACATACAAG TAACTCTTCACCAATTAATAGAGTTGTACAGATCACAGGCAATTCCATGCAGAGGGGAAGTGGCTCAGGATTTAAGCCGTTTAAGGGTGGACCTCCACGAAGATTCTAG